The nucleotide window GAGAACCCCTCCGAATAATTATTCCACCGCATTCGAATCCTTGTTACGTCAGTTTCCAGATCACGATGATCTTGGATCTGCTAGGATCGAAGACGTCAGTGACGCTATCAAACTCGGTGGTCTTCAACATAAGAAGGCCTCATACATCATCGAGTCTTCAGCGAAATTAAATAAACTATTTGGTACGGTTACTCTTGAACCTTTGAGGAAAATGACTAGAGACGAGGTCGAGAAATTATTGACATCTCTTCCAGGAATTAGCCTCAAAACAGCCCGATGTGTGATGGTGTACTCTCTCGATATTCCAGTCTTCCCTGTCGATGTGCACTGTTTTCGTGTTTCCAAGCGTTTGGGTTGGGCGAAAGAAGGCGAAAAACTTACTGATAAAAATGTAAACAAATTACAAGCCTCGATTCCAGAAAAATATCGTAAGGATCTGCACGTCGGGATGATAATGCTTAGTCGAACCTATTGCACTCCTAAATCCCCAAAGTGCGAATCGTGCCCAATCGTTTTATACTGCCCTACCGGTAGAATAAACACTAAAAATAGCATCAACGATTGATTCATTGACTACGATGATTGTTAAAATATAATTTAAAACATCTCCGGATTAGGGTCATAGTAGGTTTTTTTACTAAAGTTTTAGAGATGAACCAACTAGTGTCAGAGAGATCATCTAACCTAGTATGTCACCAATCCTGCTCATTGAACCTGGTACGAGATTGCTATATTCATCACTTTTATAAATTGGCCGGACATGCACCATTTTCTTAAATACGAGGAAAATTGATATCCTTTGGAGAGTATCTAGCTAGTAGCAATATATCTCAGATTATACAAGTAGACCACCGCATACCGGCTAAGTTATTTTATTGATCTTCTCATTCTCACTCTTAACCTGACATCGTGCATGTGTGGTGCAGTTTTATTGTAAATCAATCGATTCGCTCAGCAGGTAGGTAAAAATACTTCCATAAAATAGATTCTATAACCAAAAAATTACTGTCAATATTGTATAGGATAAATATTCTGCATCTCTTAATCAGATGGTGAAGTGTTTTTATCGTTCCGGGTTGCCTTTCATTGCTTCATACTGGGGGCAGGGTTTGAACACAAATGTGTTCTAAAGAGCATTTAATAACATAGTTTCCTAGACGTAATAGATGTCTTTTTCTACTTTCTCTAGACCATTTAATCCTTCGATACTAAGAGGTGGATGAATTATTAGTTTACACCAGTGTCCACAACCCTCTCTTGGTCAATTAACCAAGAAAGGGCTGTGGATTATCCTACTTATCTATTCAAAATATGGGTTCAACGAATTTGTATTGCTTTCGATATATTTTATTAAATCCTCGGGACGGACACGTCGAGCTTTTCCGATCCTGACCGTAGGGATTTCTCCTCTTTGCATCAAAGTATATGCCATCGCGCGGCTGATCTTCAATATTTCAGCCACATCTTTAGCTTTGAGGAGTGTGTTGATTCTTAAGACATTATCCTGAAAATCCTTTTCCTTGAACATATTGATATCCTTTTCTAATTATTTAGTTTGGTTGTATGTTATTTACTGATTTAAATATTGGTATTTTCCTGCACCGAAACGATGAGGAACATCCGTTGTTCCTTGACCCAATATGGGAATTTATTCTGATGGTTAGGGATTTGAATCAAGGAAATCCATCAACCACATTGGGGATGGACTTATGCCTCAGGACAGAGCTAGGGCTGCATTTCCTTCTTCAT belongs to Anaerolineales bacterium and includes:
- a CDS encoding DNA-binding protein, with translation MFKEKDFQDNVLRINTLLKAKDVAEILKISRAMAYTLMQRGEIPTVRIGKARRVRPEDLIKYIESNTNSLNPYFE